The following proteins come from a genomic window of Streptomyces sp. NBC_01716:
- a CDS encoding RNA polymerase sigma factor, with protein MDEQAFDALYAASVGRLIGQLYAMIGDRAEAQDVVQEAFVRAWERRAVLDKDGAPEAWVRTVAYRLAVSRWRRVRTSLTFAKRQGPPPNVPPPDDHHVLLVEALKQIPAAQRRVIVLHHLCDLEVKQVAEETNSPVGTVKAQLSRGRAALAKILADTQLDPRAVRVSEVERA; from the coding sequence ATGGACGAGCAGGCGTTTGACGCCCTTTACGCCGCGAGCGTGGGTCGGCTCATCGGTCAGCTGTACGCCATGATCGGTGATCGTGCCGAGGCGCAAGACGTGGTCCAGGAAGCCTTCGTGCGGGCCTGGGAGCGCCGGGCCGTGCTGGACAAGGACGGTGCGCCCGAGGCGTGGGTGCGTACCGTGGCCTACCGGCTGGCGGTCAGCCGGTGGCGGCGGGTGCGTACCTCCCTCACCTTCGCGAAGCGGCAGGGGCCGCCCCCGAACGTGCCGCCGCCAGACGATCACCACGTGCTGCTGGTCGAGGCGTTGAAGCAGATCCCCGCGGCGCAGCGGCGGGTCATCGTGCTCCATCACCTGTGTGATCTGGAAGTGAAACAAGTCGCCGAAGAGACCAACTCTCCCGTAGGTACGGTCAAGGCGCAGCTGAGCCGGGGACGGGCTGCGCTGGCGAAGATTCTGGCCGATACTCAGCTGGATCCGCGGGCGGTCCGGGTTTCGGAGGTGGAGCGTGCTTGA
- a CDS encoding class I SAM-dependent RNA methyltransferase, giving the protein MQTKPQPSEHTPEQASLVGEEYEVEVGPVAHGGHCVARTDDGRVLFVRHTLPGEKVVARVTDGDESSRYLRADAVEILDASKDRVQAPCPYAGPGMCGGCDWQHAKPGAQRRLKGEVIAEQLQRLAGLTPEEAGWDGTVMPAPGDKLPAGEVPQWRTRVQYAVDADGRAGLRKHRSHEVQPVDHCMIASEGVSELGVEKREWPQMASVEAIAASGSGDRQVILAPVKGGRLPLVELDKPVSVLRVEEHDGGVHRVHGRAFVRERADDRTWRIGMGGFWQVHPKAPEVLVEAVMQGLMPRKGETALDLYCGVGLFAGAIAQRVGETGAVLGIESGRRAAEDAQYNLQDLPRVRIEHGKVDTVLPRTQITETDLIVLDPPRAGAGKQVVTHLATLGARRIAYVACDPAALARDLAYFRTAGYKPRTLRAFDLFPMTHHVECVVILEPVKKDA; this is encoded by the coding sequence ATGCAGACAAAACCGCAGCCTTCTGAGCACACTCCGGAACAGGCTTCGCTGGTCGGGGAGGAGTACGAGGTCGAGGTCGGCCCCGTCGCGCACGGCGGCCACTGCGTCGCCCGCACCGACGACGGCCGGGTGCTCTTCGTACGGCACACGCTGCCCGGCGAGAAGGTCGTCGCCCGCGTGACGGACGGCGACGAGAGCTCGCGCTATCTGCGCGCCGACGCGGTGGAGATCCTGGACGCCTCCAAGGACCGCGTCCAGGCCCCGTGCCCGTACGCGGGCCCCGGCATGTGCGGCGGCTGCGACTGGCAGCACGCCAAGCCGGGCGCGCAGCGGCGCCTCAAGGGCGAGGTCATCGCCGAGCAGCTCCAGCGGCTGGCCGGGCTCACCCCGGAGGAGGCGGGCTGGGACGGCACGGTCATGCCGGCACCCGGCGACAAGCTGCCCGCCGGTGAGGTGCCCCAGTGGCGTACGCGCGTGCAGTACGCCGTCGACGCCGACGGCCGGGCCGGACTGCGCAAGCACCGCTCGCACGAGGTACAGCCCGTCGACCACTGCATGATCGCCTCCGAGGGCGTCAGCGAACTGGGCGTCGAGAAGCGCGAATGGCCGCAGATGGCCTCGGTCGAGGCGATCGCGGCGTCCGGCTCCGGCGACCGCCAGGTGATCCTCGCGCCCGTCAAGGGCGGCCGGCTCCCGCTGGTCGAGCTGGACAAGCCGGTGTCCGTCCTGCGCGTGGAGGAGCACGACGGGGGAGTGCACCGGGTCCACGGCCGCGCCTTCGTCCGCGAACGCGCCGACGACCGCACCTGGCGCATCGGCATGGGCGGCTTCTGGCAGGTCCACCCGAAGGCCCCCGAGGTCCTGGTGGAGGCCGTGATGCAGGGCCTGATGCCCCGCAAGGGCGAGACGGCCCTGGACCTCTACTGCGGGGTGGGCCTCTTCGCGGGTGCGATCGCCCAGCGGGTCGGCGAGACGGGCGCGGTGCTGGGCATCGAATCGGGCCGACGCGCGGCGGAGGACGCCCAGTACAACCTCCAGGACCTCCCCCGGGTCCGCATCGAACACGGCAAGGTCGACACGGTCCTGCCCCGCACCCAGATCACCGAGACGGACCTGATCGTCCTGGACCCCCCTCGCGCGGGCGCGGGCAAACAGGTCGTCACCCACCTCGCGACCCTGGGCGCCCGCCGCATCGCGTACGTGGCCTGCGACCCGGCGGCACTGGCCCGCGACCTGGCGTACTTCCGCACGGCGGGCTACAAGCCGCGGACGCTGCGGGCGTTCGACTTGTTCCCGATGACGCACCACGTGGAGTGCGTGGTGATCCTGGAGCCGGTGAAGAAGGACGCCTGA
- a CDS encoding APC family permease gives MPKLTDVPKRILIGRALRSDRLGETLLPKRIALPVFASDPLSSVAYAPGEVLLVLSIAGASAYHFSPWIALAVVVLMFTVVASYRQNVHAYPSGGGDYEVANTNLGPKAGLTVASALLVDYVLTVAVSISSGVENLGSAIPFVIENKVTCAVGIIVLLTLMNLRGVRESGKLFAIPTYVFVTGVFIMIVWGAYRGLVLNDTMEAPTAHFEIKAEESGLAGFALVFLLLRAFSSGCAALTGVEAISNGVPAFRKPKSKNAATTLALMGTLAVTMFCGIIVLAMATDVKMAEFPGRDLLRGGVPVGDGYVQNPVISQVAAAVFGPDTFFFVLLAAATALVLFLAANTAYNGFPLLGSILAQDRYLPRQLHTRGDRLAFSNGIVLLAGAAILLVWMYGADSTKLIQLYIVGVFVSFTLSQTGMVRHWNRHLRTERDKAKRRHMIRSRAINAFGAFFTGLVLIIVLATKFTHGAWVALLGMVIFYGTMTAIRRHYDHVAREIAAAESPGDDGVRPSRVHTIVLVSKLHKPTLRALAFAKLTRSDRLEALSINVDPVETKQLREEWERRGINVPLKILDSPYREITRPVIEYVRGLRTENPRDVISIFIPEYVVGRWFEQVLHNQSALRLKGRLLFTPGVMVTSVPYQLESSEVAKKRARRRAEWNAPGAVRRGPVDTRTKKEPTEKP, from the coding sequence GTGCCGAAACTGACCGACGTGCCCAAACGGATCCTGATCGGAAGGGCGCTGCGTAGCGACAGGTTGGGAGAAACGCTCCTCCCCAAACGCATCGCGCTACCTGTCTTCGCCTCCGACCCGCTTTCCTCGGTGGCCTACGCGCCGGGGGAAGTCCTCCTGGTGCTCTCCATCGCGGGCGCGTCGGCGTACCACTTCAGCCCGTGGATCGCATTGGCCGTCGTGGTCCTGATGTTCACCGTCGTCGCCTCCTACCGGCAGAACGTGCACGCCTACCCGAGCGGCGGCGGCGACTACGAGGTCGCCAACACCAACCTCGGCCCCAAGGCCGGTCTGACGGTCGCGAGCGCGCTGCTCGTCGACTACGTACTGACCGTGGCCGTCTCCATCTCCTCCGGCGTGGAGAATCTCGGCTCGGCGATCCCCTTCGTCATCGAGAACAAGGTCACGTGCGCGGTGGGGATAATCGTCCTCCTGACGCTGATGAATCTGCGCGGCGTCAGGGAATCGGGCAAGCTCTTCGCCATTCCCACGTATGTCTTCGTCACCGGCGTCTTCATCATGATCGTGTGGGGCGCCTACCGCGGCCTCGTGCTCAACGACACCATGGAAGCGCCCACGGCCCACTTCGAGATCAAGGCGGAGGAGAGCGGACTCGCCGGGTTCGCGCTGGTCTTCCTGCTGCTGCGCGCGTTCTCCTCCGGCTGTGCGGCCCTCACCGGCGTCGAGGCCATCAGCAACGGCGTCCCCGCCTTCCGTAAGCCCAAGAGCAAGAACGCCGCGACGACCCTCGCGCTGATGGGCACGCTGGCCGTCACCATGTTCTGCGGCATCATCGTCCTGGCCATGGCCACCGATGTGAAGATGGCCGAGTTCCCGGGGAGGGACCTGCTCCGCGGCGGAGTGCCGGTCGGCGACGGCTACGTCCAGAATCCGGTCATCTCCCAGGTCGCCGCCGCCGTCTTCGGCCCGGACACCTTCTTCTTCGTGCTGCTCGCGGCGGCCACCGCGCTCGTGCTCTTCCTGGCCGCCAACACCGCGTACAACGGCTTCCCGCTCCTCGGCTCGATCCTCGCGCAGGACCGCTACCTGCCGCGCCAGCTCCACACCCGCGGCGACCGCCTCGCCTTCTCCAACGGCATCGTGCTGCTGGCCGGCGCCGCCATCCTGCTGGTCTGGATGTACGGGGCGGACTCGACCAAGCTGATCCAGCTCTACATCGTCGGCGTCTTCGTCTCCTTCACCCTGAGCCAGACGGGTATGGTCCGGCACTGGAACCGCCATCTGCGCACGGAGCGCGACAAGGCCAAGCGCCGCCACATGATCCGCTCCCGAGCGATCAACGCTTTCGGCGCCTTCTTCACCGGGCTCGTCCTGATCATCGTCCTGGCCACCAAGTTCACGCACGGGGCGTGGGTCGCGCTGCTCGGCATGGTGATCTTCTACGGGACGATGACCGCGATCCGCAGGCACTACGACCATGTGGCGCGGGAGATCGCGGCGGCGGAGAGCCCCGGCGACGACGGCGTACGGCCCTCCCGCGTGCACACCATCGTGCTGGTCTCCAAGCTCCACAAGCCGACGCTGCGCGCCCTCGCGTTCGCCAAACTGACGCGGTCGGACCGCCTGGAGGCGCTCAGCATCAATGTCGACCCCGTCGAGACGAAGCAGCTCAGGGAGGAGTGGGAGCGGCGCGGCATCAACGTGCCGCTGAAGATCCTCGACTCCCCGTACCGGGAGATCACCCGGCCCGTCATCGAGTACGTACGGGGCCTGCGCACCGAGAATCCGCGGGACGTGATCAGCATCTTCATCCCCGAGTACGTGGTCGGCCGCTGGTTCGAGCAGGTGCTGCACAACCAGAGCGCGCTGCGGCTCAAGGGGCGGCTGCTCTTCACACCGGGCGTGATGGTGACCTCGGTGCCGTACCAGCTGGAATCCTCCGAGGTCGCCAAGAAGAGGGCGCGGCGGCGCGCGGAGTGGAACGCGCCGGGCGCGGTGCGGCGGGGGCCGGTGGACACCCGGACGAAGAAGGAGCCGACCGAGAAGCCCTAG
- a CDS encoding ArsR/SmtB family transcription factor — MQEVPTGDELLKVLAALGNPHRMRIVGALLEGRNYVSRLARELGIGRPLLHMHLQRLEAAGLVVGTLELSESGKSMKYFELTPFCFALTPQTVATAALTLPEEERTTVKESAK; from the coding sequence ATGCAAGAGGTCCCGACCGGCGACGAGTTGCTGAAAGTGCTCGCCGCGCTGGGTAATCCGCACCGTATGCGGATCGTCGGCGCGCTCCTGGAGGGCCGTAACTACGTCAGCAGGCTCGCCCGCGAACTCGGCATCGGCCGCCCGCTGCTGCATATGCATCTCCAGCGGCTGGAGGCGGCCGGGCTTGTCGTCGGGACGCTGGAGCTGTCCGAGAGCGGCAAGTCGATGAAGTACTTCGAGCTGACGCCCTTCTGTTTCGCCCTGACGCCCCAGACCGTCGCGACGGCGGCGCTGACGCTTCCCGAGGAAGAGAGAACGACCGTGAAGGAGTCCGCGAAATGA
- a CDS encoding potassium channel family protein, translated as MHIVIMGCGRVGAALATSLERQGHTVAVIDQDPTAFRRLGSGFGGRRVNGVGFDQDTLRDAGIEDAGAFAAVSSGDNSNIIAARVAREMFGIENVAARIYDPRRAEVYQRLGIPTVATVRWTADQMLRRLLPSGAEPLWRDPSGGVQLAEVHASAAWIGHKISTLQEETGVRVAFLTRLGEAILPTSQTVLQEGDLVHVMMRTDDIQKVEAAFAEGPEEGGH; from the coding sequence GTGCACATCGTCATCATGGGCTGCGGCCGAGTGGGAGCCGCACTCGCCACCAGCCTGGAGAGGCAGGGGCACACGGTCGCCGTCATCGACCAGGACCCCACGGCGTTCCGCCGGCTCGGCTCCGGCTTCGGCGGGCGGCGCGTCAACGGAGTCGGCTTCGACCAGGACACCCTGCGCGACGCGGGCATCGAGGACGCGGGCGCGTTCGCCGCGGTCAGCAGCGGCGACAACTCGAACATCATCGCCGCCCGGGTGGCCCGCGAGATGTTCGGCATCGAGAACGTGGCCGCGCGCATCTACGACCCCCGGCGCGCCGAGGTCTACCAACGGCTCGGCATCCCCACGGTGGCGACCGTCCGCTGGACCGCCGACCAGATGCTCCGGCGGCTGCTGCCGTCCGGCGCGGAGCCACTGTGGCGCGACCCGAGCGGCGGCGTCCAGCTGGCCGAGGTCCACGCGTCGGCCGCCTGGATCGGCCACAAGATCAGCACTCTCCAGGAGGAGACGGGCGTCCGCGTCGCGTTCCTCACCCGGCTCGGCGAGGCCATACTGCCCACGTCGCAGACGGTGCTCCAGGAGGGCGATCTCGTCCACGTGATGATGCGTACGGACGACATCCAGAAGGTCGAGGCGGCTTTCGCCGAGGGTCCTGAGGAGGGCGGTCACTGA
- a CDS encoding potassium channel family protein: protein MRVAIAGAGAVGRSIAGELLENGHEVLLIDKAPTAISVERVPMAEWLLADACEITSLDEAALQRCNVVIAATGDDKVNLVVSLLAKTEYGVPRVVARVNNPKNEWLFNESWGVDVAVSTPRLMSALVEEAVSVGDLVRLLRFSHGDANLVELTLPPESAVTGTQVGDVTWPEDTSLVTIIRGSRVLTPHAEETLEAGDELLFVAAQAREEQLEDLLSVRREDA, encoded by the coding sequence ATGCGCGTCGCGATTGCCGGAGCCGGCGCGGTGGGTCGTTCCATCGCGGGCGAACTGCTGGAGAACGGCCACGAGGTCCTGCTGATCGACAAGGCGCCCACCGCCATCTCGGTCGAGCGGGTGCCGATGGCGGAGTGGCTGCTGGCCGACGCGTGCGAGATCACCTCGCTGGACGAGGCGGCGCTCCAGCGCTGCAACGTCGTGATCGCGGCGACCGGCGACGACAAGGTGAACCTGGTCGTCTCGCTGCTGGCCAAGACGGAGTACGGCGTACCGAGGGTGGTCGCCCGGGTCAACAACCCGAAGAACGAGTGGCTGTTCAACGAGTCGTGGGGTGTCGATGTCGCGGTCTCGACGCCGCGTCTGATGTCGGCGCTGGTGGAGGAGGCGGTGAGCGTCGGCGACCTCGTACGGCTGCTGCGCTTCAGCCACGGCGACGCGAACCTGGTGGAGCTGACGCTGCCGCCGGAGTCGGCGGTGACGGGGACGCAGGTGGGGGACGTGACCTGGCCGGAGGACACGTCGCTGGTGACGATCATCCGGGGCTCACGGGTGCTGACGCCGCACGCGGAGGAGACGCTGGAGGCGGGGGACGAGCTGCTGTTCGTGGCGGCGCAGGCACGCGAGGAACAACTGGAGGACTTGCTGTCGGTGCGTCGCGAGGACGCGTAG
- a CDS encoding DUF3159 domain-containing protein: MTSIDKPATTDPNVSSRAPEGADPQTDAEARAVTEAALFEAFGGVRGMVETVVPGLLFVTIFTINKDLHVSAIAALAVSLLLVAVRLIRRDTVKHAFSGVFGVAFGVVFAMMTGNAKDFYLPGMLYTLGLAVAYIGTSVAGVPLIGLILGPVFKENLSWRTRNPGRKSAYTKASYAWGFILLAKCAILFPLYWWADTTQLGWVLVSLKIPPFLLAVYLTWVFLAKAPAPIDVFAEMEAEEASREQQR, translated from the coding sequence GTGACGTCAATCGACAAGCCCGCGACGACAGACCCCAACGTGTCTTCCCGTGCGCCCGAAGGCGCAGACCCGCAGACCGACGCAGAGGCCAGGGCGGTGACCGAGGCCGCGCTCTTCGAGGCGTTCGGCGGCGTACGCGGAATGGTGGAGACGGTCGTCCCCGGACTGCTCTTCGTCACGATCTTCACGATCAACAAGGACCTGCACGTCTCGGCCATCGCCGCGCTCGCGGTCTCGCTGCTCCTGGTCGCGGTCCGGCTGATCCGCCGCGACACCGTGAAGCACGCCTTCAGCGGCGTCTTCGGGGTCGCCTTCGGCGTGGTCTTCGCGATGATGACCGGCAACGCGAAGGACTTCTATCTGCCCGGCATGCTGTACACGCTGGGGCTGGCCGTCGCGTACATCGGTACCAGCGTCGCGGGTGTGCCGCTGATCGGGCTGATCCTGGGGCCGGTCTTCAAGGAGAACCTGTCCTGGCGTACGCGGAACCCGGGGCGCAAGTCGGCGTACACGAAGGCGAGTTACGCGTGGGGGTTCATCCTCCTCGCGAAGTGCGCGATCCTCTTCCCGCTGTACTGGTGGGCGGACACGACGCAGCTGGGCTGGGTACTGGTGTCCCTGAAGATCCCGCCGTTCCTGCTGGCGGTCTATCTGACATGGGTATTCCTGGCGAAGGCCCCGGCACCGATTGACGTCTTCGCTGAGATGGAGGCGGAGGAAGCCTCTCGGGAGCAGCAGCGGTAG
- a CDS encoding OB-fold nucleic acid binding domain-containing protein, with translation MSAEKPTGRFRRMLDRLSSSQEDLESEELREDAQASGCTRISDCGDRQIVKVTGTLRTVTLRPRAGVPALEAELFDGTAPLDVVWLGRRSIAGIEPGRKLIASGRISMSHGRRVLFNPKYELRPLGQE, from the coding sequence ATGAGTGCTGAGAAGCCGACCGGCCGCTTCCGCCGGATGCTCGACCGGCTCTCCAGCTCCCAGGAGGATCTGGAGTCCGAGGAGCTGCGGGAGGACGCGCAGGCCTCGGGCTGCACACGGATCAGTGACTGTGGCGACCGCCAGATCGTCAAGGTGACTGGTACGTTGCGGACGGTCACCCTGCGTCCGCGGGCCGGCGTGCCCGCGCTGGAGGCGGAGCTGTTCGACGGCACCGCGCCGCTGGACGTGGTGTGGCTGGGACGGCGCTCCATCGCGGGCATAGAACCGGGCCGCAAGCTCATCGCATCAGGCCGGATCTCCATGAGCCACGGCCGTAGGGTGCTGTTCAACCCCAAATACGAACTCCGACCGCTCGGACAGGAGTAG
- a CDS encoding response regulator: protein MAPATGDSRGPVRVLVVDDEPQIVRALVINLKARKYEVDAAADGASALELAAARHPDVVVLDLGLPDMDGVEVIRGLRGWTRVPILVLSARQTSDEKVEALDAGADDYVTKPFGMDELLARLRAAVRRAEPVGSGDDDSVAMVETEGFTVDLVAKKVNREGRDVRLTPTEWHLLEVLVRNTGRLVSQKQLLQEVWGPSYGTETNYLRVYMAQLRRKLEADPSHPRHFVTEPGMGYRFDR from the coding sequence ATGGCTCCCGCCACGGGAGACTCCCGAGGGCCCGTGAGGGTGCTCGTGGTCGACGACGAGCCGCAGATCGTGCGCGCGCTCGTGATCAACCTGAAGGCCCGCAAGTACGAGGTCGACGCCGCCGCCGACGGCGCGAGCGCCCTGGAACTCGCCGCCGCCCGCCACCCCGACGTCGTCGTGCTCGACCTCGGACTGCCCGACATGGACGGCGTCGAGGTCATCAGGGGCCTGCGCGGCTGGACCCGCGTACCGATCCTGGTGCTCTCCGCGCGCCAGACCTCCGACGAGAAGGTCGAGGCGCTGGACGCCGGCGCCGACGACTACGTCACCAAGCCCTTCGGCATGGACGAACTCCTCGCCCGGCTGCGCGCCGCCGTCCGCCGCGCCGAGCCCGTCGGCTCCGGCGACGACGACAGCGTCGCGATGGTCGAGACGGAGGGCTTCACCGTCGACCTCGTGGCCAAGAAGGTGAACAGGGAGGGCCGCGACGTACGGCTCACCCCGACCGAGTGGCACCTGCTGGAGGTCCTCGTACGCAACACCGGCCGCCTCGTCAGCCAGAAACAGCTCCTCCAGGAGGTCTGGGGGCCCTCCTACGGCACGGAGACCAACTATCTGCGCGTCTACATGGCCCAGCTCCGCCGCAAGCTGGAGGCGGACCCCTCGCACCCCAGGCACTTCGTCACCGAGCCCGGCATGGGCTACCGGTTCGACCGATGA
- a CDS encoding sensor histidine kinase KdpD: protein MGRGKLRIYLGAAPGVGKTYAMLSEAHRRVERGTDCVVAFVEHHNRPRTEVMLQGLEQVHRRELPHRGTVFTEMDVDAVIERHPAVALVDELAHTNVPGSRNPKRWQDVEELLQAGIDVVSTVNIQHLESLGDVVESITGVRQRETVPDEMVRRADQIELVDMSPQALRRRMAHGNIYQPDKVNAALSHYFRPGNLTALRELALLWTADRVDEYLQQYRGEHNIRTTWQARERIAVGLTGGPEGRTLIRRAARMAAKGSGGEILAVYIARSDGLTSASPKELAVQRKLVEDLGGTFHHVIGDDVPSALLEFARGVNASQIVLGSSRRKAWQYIFGPGVGATVARESGPDLDVHIVTHEEVAKGRGLPVAHGARLGRSRIISGWLAGVVAPVLLTLLLTALDDTLGLANDVLLFLFLTVLAALLGGLRPALASAAVGSLLLNFYFTPPTHTLTVQDPRNIVAIVIFFAVAVSVASVVDLAARRTHQAARLRAESEILSFLAGSVLRGETTLDALLERVRETFSMESVALLERTSDVDPWTCAGSVGPRPVDRPDEADVDMPVGDHMALALSGRVLPAEDRRVLSAFAAQAAVVLDRQRLVGEAEDARRLAEGNRIRTALLAAVSHDLRTPLAAIKAAVTSLRSDDVEWSDEDHAELLEGIENGADRLDHLVGNLLDMSRLQTGTVTPLIRVIDLDEVVPMALGGVPEGSVVLDIPESLPMVAVDPGLLERAVANIVENAVKYSPDGTRVTVAASSLGARVQVRVVDRGPGVPDEAKERIFEPFQRHGDAPRGAGVGLGLAVARGFVDAMDGTLTAEDTPGGGLTMVLDLTAVPGLAPTGPELPAHVVS from the coding sequence ATGGGACGCGGCAAGCTGAGGATCTATCTGGGCGCGGCACCGGGCGTCGGCAAGACGTACGCGATGCTCTCCGAGGCGCACCGGCGCGTCGAGCGCGGCACCGATTGCGTCGTGGCGTTCGTCGAGCACCACAACCGGCCACGCACCGAGGTCATGCTCCAGGGGCTCGAACAGGTCCACCGCCGGGAGCTGCCGCACCGCGGCACCGTCTTCACCGAGATGGACGTCGACGCGGTCATCGAGCGCCACCCCGCCGTCGCTCTGGTGGACGAACTGGCCCACACCAATGTGCCGGGCTCCCGCAACCCCAAACGCTGGCAGGACGTCGAGGAACTGCTCCAGGCCGGCATCGACGTCGTCTCGACCGTCAACATCCAGCACCTGGAGTCACTCGGCGATGTCGTCGAGTCGATAACCGGCGTACGGCAGCGGGAGACCGTCCCCGACGAGATGGTCAGACGGGCGGATCAGATCGAGCTGGTCGACATGTCGCCCCAGGCGCTGCGCCGCCGGATGGCGCACGGCAACATCTACCAGCCCGACAAGGTCAACGCCGCGCTCTCGCACTACTTCCGCCCCGGCAACCTCACCGCCCTGCGTGAGCTCGCCCTGCTGTGGACCGCCGACCGGGTCGACGAGTACCTCCAGCAGTACCGCGGCGAGCACAACATCCGCACCACCTGGCAGGCCCGTGAGCGCATCGCCGTCGGCCTCACCGGCGGCCCCGAGGGCCGTACCCTCATCCGCCGCGCCGCCCGCATGGCCGCCAAGGGCTCCGGCGGCGAGATCCTCGCCGTCTACATCGCGCGCAGCGACGGCCTCACCTCCGCATCGCCCAAGGAACTGGCCGTCCAGCGCAAGCTCGTCGAAGACCTCGGCGGCACCTTCCACCACGTCATCGGGGACGACGTGCCCTCGGCGCTGCTGGAGTTCGCACGCGGCGTCAACGCCTCCCAGATCGTGCTCGGCTCCAGCCGGCGCAAGGCCTGGCAGTACATCTTCGGGCCCGGCGTCGGCGCGACCGTCGCCCGTGAGTCCGGCCCCGACCTCGACGTCCACATCGTCACCCACGAAGAGGTCGCCAAGGGCCGCGGACTGCCCGTCGCGCACGGCGCGCGCCTCGGCCGCTCCCGGATAATCTCCGGCTGGCTGGCCGGCGTCGTCGCCCCCGTCCTGCTGACGCTGCTGCTCACCGCCCTGGACGACACCCTGGGCCTGGCCAACGACGTCCTGCTCTTCCTCTTCCTGACCGTCCTCGCCGCGCTCCTGGGCGGACTGCGCCCGGCCCTCGCGTCGGCCGCCGTGGGCTCGCTCCTGCTGAACTTCTACTTCACCCCGCCGACCCACACCCTCACCGTCCAGGACCCCAGGAACATCGTCGCCATCGTGATCTTCTTCGCGGTGGCCGTCTCCGTGGCCTCCGTGGTCGACCTCGCGGCCCGCCGCACCCATCAGGCGGCCAGACTCCGGGCCGAGTCCGAGATCCTGTCCTTCCTGGCCGGCAGCGTGCTGCGCGGGGAGACCACCCTGGACGCCCTGCTGGAACGCGTACGCGAGACGTTCTCCATGGAGTCCGTGGCACTGCTGGAACGCACCAGCGACGTCGACCCGTGGACCTGCGCGGGCAGCGTCGGGCCCCGGCCCGTCGACCGCCCCGACGAGGCGGACGTCGACATGCCCGTCGGCGACCACATGGCGCTGGCGCTCTCCGGCCGGGTCCTGCCCGCCGAGGACCGCCGGGTGCTCTCCGCCTTCGCCGCCCAGGCCGCCGTCGTCCTCGACCGCCAGCGGCTCGTCGGCGAGGCCGAGGACGCCCGCAGGCTCGCCGAGGGCAACCGGATACGCACGGCCCTGCTCGCCGCCGTCAGCCACGACCTGCGCACCCCGCTCGCCGCCATCAAGGCCGCCGTCACCTCGCTCCGCTCCGACGACGTCGAATGGTCCGACGAGGACCACGCCGAACTCCTCGAAGGCATCGAGAACGGCGCGGACCGCCTCGACCACCTCGTGGGCAACCTCCTCGACATGTCGCGGCTCCAGACCGGCACCGTCACCCCGCTCATCCGCGTGATCGACCTCGACGAGGTCGTCCCCATGGCCCTCGGCGGCGTACCCGAGGGCAGCGTCGTCCTGGACATCCCGGAGTCCCTGCCGATGGTCGCCGTCGACCCCGGCCTGCTGGAGCGCGCGGTGGCCAACATCGTCGAGAACGCCGTCAAGTACAGCCCCGACGGCACCCGCGTCACCGTCGCGGCCAGCTCGCTCGGCGCCCGCGTACAGGTGCGCGTCGTGGACCGCGGCCCCGGCGTCCCCGACGAGGCCAAGGAACGCATCTTCGAGCCCTTCCAGCGGCACGGGGACGCCCCGCGCGGAGCGGGCGTCGGCCTCGGTCTCGCTGTCGCCCGCGGCTTCGTGGACGCCATGGACGGCACCCTCACCGCCGAGGACACCCCCGGCGGCGGACTCACCATGGTCCTCGATCTCACGGCCGTACCGGGCCTAGCGCCCACCGGCCCCGAACTACCCGCCCACGTCGTCTCATGA